The following are from one region of the Angustibacter sp. Root456 genome:
- a CDS encoding zinc ribbon domain-containing protein, whose amino-acid sequence MAIPCPGCGQPLPDRAPACPACGVRLVGPEAQRLWQVDQQLAALSRERTTLLAQLSAPAPATAPESRPVAPGEPAGPRARRVRSWTVQQLLLTGGVVLLFVAAVVFIAVAWRRIGTGGQAAVLALVTVSGIAGARALGRRGLAASAEAVAVLTVGLALLDAFAVRHYGLLASDRLEPPTYWLLALPAVALVLLGASRAAHRSLVFPIAAVLVLGAWPGALVSSLDAEVTAVALVAAGAWAAGLGAALVLAQAVRRPVLVAIVVVSGVWLLLGGQASTTAVATSTTTAGLPAVGAAAVLVAGLVVAARRTSDGPRAAARVAAYALTVVVVVAETHHAGPWGLAALSSAASVLGTVSLLRRNATRLPTGLLPATVALAWLAGLVSVTEPDASWSATGSWLIVTGVAAAAGSRAVDRAARRLLWAYAGVTAALAVGAFAHAGADWARVAATTTAAVVLAAGAAARREGQEEPGLGLGATVATAVAAAYALVSTDRPLVLLAITLGVVGAAALLYGALPRRGLVAVAGVALCSAATWSLDIEAEVRAVEAYSLPLAVLALGAGLVRRRRTPGAPSWTTVGPGLAAGLLPSALACVPDAGLVRPVSTLAAAVAVTAVGVRLREQAPVVVGVAASVVVALAQAGPYAVALPRWLTLGLAGALMLAMGFRYEQRRRDAIAAAHWLGHLR is encoded by the coding sequence ATGGCGATCCCCTGCCCCGGCTGCGGTCAACCGCTCCCCGACCGGGCACCGGCGTGCCCGGCGTGCGGCGTCCGGCTCGTCGGGCCCGAAGCGCAGCGCCTCTGGCAGGTCGACCAGCAGCTCGCCGCGCTCTCTCGCGAGCGCACCACGCTGCTCGCTCAGCTGAGCGCACCGGCACCGGCCACAGCACCCGAGTCCCGCCCCGTTGCCCCAGGTGAGCCTGCTGGGCCGCGGGCACGCCGCGTGCGGTCGTGGACGGTGCAGCAGCTGCTGCTCACCGGAGGAGTGGTGCTGCTGTTCGTGGCCGCGGTGGTGTTCATCGCCGTCGCCTGGCGGCGCATCGGCACGGGCGGCCAGGCCGCCGTGCTGGCGCTCGTGACGGTGTCAGGCATCGCTGGTGCCCGCGCGCTCGGACGGCGCGGCCTCGCGGCGTCCGCCGAAGCGGTGGCGGTGCTCACGGTGGGCCTCGCGCTGCTCGACGCCTTCGCGGTCCGCCACTACGGCCTGCTCGCGAGCGACCGGCTCGAGCCGCCGACGTACTGGCTCCTGGCCCTGCCCGCCGTGGCGCTCGTCCTGCTCGGCGCGTCGCGGGCGGCCCACCGGTCACTGGTGTTCCCGATCGCGGCGGTGCTCGTGCTCGGCGCCTGGCCGGGCGCCCTGGTGAGCTCGCTGGACGCCGAGGTCACGGCGGTCGCGCTGGTGGCCGCAGGTGCCTGGGCGGCCGGCCTGGGCGCAGCTCTCGTGCTGGCCCAGGCGGTGCGCCGCCCGGTGCTCGTCGCGATCGTCGTGGTGTCGGGCGTCTGGCTGCTGCTCGGCGGGCAGGCGAGCACGACCGCGGTCGCCACCAGCACGACGACGGCGGGCCTTCCGGCGGTCGGCGCGGCCGCGGTGCTGGTGGCCGGGCTGGTCGTGGCGGCCCGTCGCACCTCCGACGGGCCGCGAGCGGCGGCCCGAGTGGCGGCGTACGCCCTCACCGTCGTCGTCGTGGTCGCCGAGACCCACCACGCCGGTCCGTGGGGTCTGGCCGCGCTCTCGTCGGCGGCGTCGGTGCTCGGCACCGTGAGCCTCCTGCGCCGCAACGCCACCCGCCTACCGACAGGTCTGCTGCCCGCGACCGTGGCGCTCGCCTGGTTGGCCGGACTCGTGTCGGTCACCGAGCCCGACGCCTCGTGGTCAGCCACCGGCAGCTGGCTGATCGTCACGGGCGTCGCCGCGGCCGCCGGGTCGCGTGCGGTCGACCGAGCCGCTCGCCGGCTCCTGTGGGCGTACGCCGGCGTCACGGCCGCCCTCGCTGTCGGCGCCTTCGCCCACGCCGGCGCCGACTGGGCCCGGGTGGCCGCGACCACCACGGCCGCAGTGGTTCTGGCGGCCGGCGCTGCCGCCCGGCGCGAGGGTCAGGAGGAGCCGGGCCTGGGACTCGGGGCCACCGTCGCCACCGCCGTCGCGGCGGCGTACGCGCTGGTGTCCACCGACCGCCCCCTGGTGCTGCTCGCCATCACGCTCGGGGTCGTGGGGGCCGCGGCTCTGCTGTACGGCGCGCTGCCGCGCAGAGGGCTCGTCGCGGTCGCTGGCGTCGCGCTGTGCTCGGCCGCCACCTGGTCGCTCGACATCGAGGCCGAGGTGCGGGCCGTCGAGGCCTACTCGCTGCCCCTGGCGGTGCTGGCGCTCGGGGCGGGCCTGGTGCGGCGTCGTCGCACGCCGGGCGCGCCCTCGTGGACGACGGTCGGCCCCGGGCTGGCCGCGGGGCTGCTGCCCTCGGCGCTGGCCTGCGTGCCGGACGCCGGCCTGGTGCGGCCGGTGTCCACGCTGGCGGCGGCGGTCGCGGTCACCGCGGTCGGCGTGCGGCTGCGCGAGCAGGCACCCGTGGTCGTCGGCGTCGCGGCGAGCGTCGTCGTCGCGCTCGCGCAGGCCGGACCGTACGCCGTCGCGCTGCCCCGGTGGCTCACCCTCGGCCTCGCGGGCGCACTGATGCTGGCGATGGGCTTTCGCTACGAGCAGCGCCGGCGCGACGCCATCGCCGCGGCCCACTGGCTCGGCCACCTGCGCTGA
- the disA gene encoding DNA integrity scanning diadenylate cyclase DisA — protein MANAELSEDDLVRSTLAAAAPGTLLRDGLERILRGRTGALIVLGHDRTVESLSSGGFPLDVEFSPTRLRELAKMDGAIVCDREASRILRAGTQLVPDPSIETAESGTRHRTAERVAKQTGYPVIAVSQSMRIIALYVGSRRHVLEDSSAILSRANQALATLERYKLRLDEVTGTLSALEIEDLVTVRDVAAVVQRLEMVGRISDEIAGYVIELGSDGRLLTLQLEELIGGVGPDRTLVIRDYLPADSSDADIEGMLATLGQLTSTELLDLASVARLMGYSVVGDALDAAVSPHGYRLLSKVPRLPGAIVDRLVEHFGSLQKLLAAGLEDLQAVDGVGEGRARAVREGLSRLAESSILERYV, from the coding sequence GTGGCGAACGCAGAGCTCAGCGAGGACGACCTCGTGCGATCCACCCTGGCCGCAGCCGCTCCCGGCACGCTGCTGCGCGACGGTCTCGAGCGCATCCTGCGCGGCCGCACCGGCGCGCTGATCGTGCTGGGCCACGACCGCACCGTCGAGAGCCTGTCGAGCGGCGGCTTCCCGCTCGACGTCGAGTTCTCCCCCACGCGGCTGCGCGAGCTGGCCAAGATGGACGGCGCCATCGTGTGCGACCGCGAGGCGTCGCGGATCCTGCGGGCGGGCACGCAGCTCGTGCCCGACCCCTCGATCGAGACGGCCGAGTCAGGCACGCGTCACCGCACGGCCGAGCGCGTGGCCAAGCAGACCGGCTACCCCGTGATCGCCGTGAGCCAGTCGATGCGGATCATCGCGCTGTACGTCGGAAGCCGGCGTCACGTGCTCGAGGACTCCAGCGCGATCCTGTCGCGCGCCAACCAGGCGCTCGCCACCCTCGAGCGGTACAAGCTGCGGCTGGACGAGGTGACGGGCACGCTGTCGGCGCTCGAGATCGAGGACCTCGTGACCGTGCGCGACGTGGCGGCCGTCGTCCAACGCCTGGAGATGGTGGGCCGGATCAGCGACGAGATCGCTGGCTACGTCATCGAGCTCGGCAGTGACGGGCGGCTGCTGACGCTGCAGCTCGAGGAGCTCATCGGCGGCGTCGGCCCCGACCGCACGCTGGTGATCCGCGACTACCTCCCGGCCGACTCCTCTGACGCCGACATCGAGGGCATGCTCGCCACCCTCGGCCAGCTGACGTCGACCGAGCTGCTCGACCTCGCGTCAGTGGCCCGGCTCATGGGCTACAGCGTCGTGGGTGACGCCCTCGATGCGGCGGTCAGCCCGCACGGCTACCGCCTGCTGTCGAAGGTGCCGCGCCTGCCCGGGGCCATCGTCGACCGCTTGGTCGAGCACTTCGGCAGCCTGCAGAAGCTGCTCGCCGCCGGGCTGGAGGACCTCCAGGCCGTCGACGGCGTGGGTGAGGGCCGCGCCCGGGCCGTGCGTGAGGGCCTGTCGCGGCTGGCCGAGTCGAGCATCCTCGAGCGCTACGTCTGA
- a CDS encoding ABC-2 family transporter protein — protein sequence MRSLLAYGVAGFRRYAAYRSATVAGAFTNTVFGVVKASITLAAIASAGGAIAGYDARQGATYAFLCQALIAPVAVFGSRELADRIRTGDIAVDLARPVDLQLSWLAADLGRAAYELLPRGLPPLLVGIAFFGLTVPHEVQPFALGAVSVLLAVAVSFACRYLLNLTAFWVVEMRGLLTLYMVGSNVLTGLVVPVHWFPGWMSALATATPFPSMLQAPVDVISGRAGGWDGATTVATQALWLVVMLGVGRVVTARATRRLVVQGG from the coding sequence GTGCGCTCACTGCTGGCCTACGGCGTCGCCGGCTTCCGGCGCTACGCGGCGTACCGCAGCGCCACCGTGGCCGGCGCGTTCACCAACACGGTGTTCGGCGTGGTCAAGGCCAGCATCACGCTCGCGGCCATCGCCTCGGCGGGGGGCGCGATCGCCGGGTACGACGCCCGCCAGGGGGCCACGTACGCGTTCCTCTGCCAGGCGCTGATCGCGCCCGTCGCGGTGTTCGGCTCGCGCGAGCTGGCCGACCGCATCCGCACCGGCGACATCGCGGTCGATCTCGCCCGCCCGGTGGATCTGCAGCTGTCGTGGCTCGCCGCCGACCTCGGGCGGGCGGCGTACGAGCTGCTCCCCCGGGGCCTGCCGCCGTTGCTCGTGGGCATCGCGTTCTTCGGGCTCACGGTGCCGCACGAGGTGCAGCCGTTCGCTCTGGGGGCGGTGAGCGTGCTGCTGGCCGTCGCGGTGTCGTTCGCCTGCCGCTACCTGCTCAACCTCACGGCGTTCTGGGTGGTCGAGATGCGCGGGCTGCTGACCCTCTACATGGTCGGCTCCAACGTGCTCACCGGCTTAGTCGTGCCGGTGCACTGGTTCCCGGGCTGGATGTCGGCGCTCGCCACCGCCACGCCGTTTCCGTCGATGCTGCAGGCTCCTGTGGACGTGATCTCCGGCCGGGCCGGGGGTTGGGACGGCGCCACAACGGTTGCGACACAGGCGTTGTGGCTCGTCGTGATGCTGGGCGTCGGCCGCGTCGTCACCGCTCGAGCGACGCGCCGTCTGGTGGTGCAAGGTGGCTGA
- a CDS encoding DUF1698 domain-containing protein — protein sequence MSSNGSGVVPSPNIWRHTATYEVENRAVDPDGVIDAAIRSRHDWRNQVVLDVGCGSGYHLPSFAADAARVVGVEPHPPLALAAQRRG from the coding sequence TTGAGCAGCAACGGTTCTGGTGTCGTCCCGAGCCCGAACATCTGGCGCCACACCGCGACGTACGAGGTCGAGAACCGCGCCGTCGACCCCGACGGCGTCATCGACGCCGCGATCCGCAGCCGCCACGACTGGCGGAACCAGGTCGTCCTCGACGTCGGCTGCGGCAGCGGGTACCACCTGCCGAGTTTCGCCGCTGACGCCGCGCGCGTGGTGGGCGTCGAGCCGCACCCGCCCCTCGCGCTGGCGGCGCAGCGGCGGGGGG
- a CDS encoding A/G-specific adenine glycosylase, producing the protein MPPRLEGGHPVRQAGGRRLVDPLLRWYDAAARDLPWRAPDRTPWGVLVSEVMLQQTPVARVEPVWLEWMRRWPTPADLAAASPGDAVRHWGRLGYPRRALRLHAAARQIVERHDGEVPADLDHLLALDGIGTYTAAAVASFAFGRRHAVVDTNVRRVLVRAVEGEALPAPSLTAAELRLAERVVPDDEATAARWAVAVMELGAVVCTARSPRCVDCPVADRCAWRLAGSPAYDGPPRRGQAWHGTDRQVRGRLLAVLRGASAPVRLDALAAAVPDDELRDSRQRDRCLASLVEDGLAEPTADGYRLPQ; encoded by the coding sequence GTGCCCCCGCGCCTCGAAGGCGGCCACCCGGTGCGGCAGGCAGGCGGCCGCAGGCTCGTCGACCCGCTGCTGCGCTGGTACGACGCCGCCGCGCGCGACCTGCCCTGGCGCGCGCCCGACCGCACGCCGTGGGGTGTGCTGGTCAGCGAGGTCATGCTGCAGCAGACGCCCGTGGCCCGCGTCGAGCCGGTCTGGCTCGAGTGGATGCGCCGCTGGCCGACGCCCGCCGATCTGGCGGCGGCCAGCCCCGGTGACGCCGTCCGGCACTGGGGCCGGCTCGGCTACCCCCGCCGCGCACTGCGGCTGCACGCGGCGGCCAGGCAGATCGTCGAGCGCCACGACGGTGAGGTGCCTGCCGATCTCGATCACCTGCTGGCGCTCGACGGCATCGGCACCTACACCGCGGCGGCCGTCGCGTCGTTCGCGTTCGGACGTCGCCACGCCGTGGTCGACACCAACGTGCGCCGGGTGCTGGTGCGTGCCGTCGAGGGAGAGGCCTTGCCCGCGCCGTCGCTGACCGCCGCCGAGCTGCGCCTGGCCGAGCGGGTCGTGCCGGACGACGAGGCGACGGCGGCGCGGTGGGCCGTGGCCGTGATGGAGCTCGGTGCGGTCGTCTGCACGGCGCGCTCGCCCCGGTGCGTCGACTGCCCCGTGGCCGACCGGTGCGCCTGGCGCCTGGCCGGCTCACCGGCGTACGACGGGCCGCCGCGGCGCGGACAAGCGTGGCACGGCACCGACCGCCAGGTGCGCGGGCGCCTGCTCGCGGTGCTGCGCGGCGCGAGCGCGCCGGTGCGGCTCGACGCGCTCGCCGCCGCGGTGCCGGACGACGAGCTGCGTGACTCCCGGCAACGCGACCGCTGCCTCGCCTCGCTCGTCGAGGACGGCCTGGCCGAACCGACCGCCGACGGCTACCGCCTCCCGCAGTAG
- a CDS encoding sugar phosphate isomerase/epimerase, with protein sequence MVRVPAAKVSLSTASAYPESCATSFEIASRLGYDGVEIMVWTDPVSQDPAALQRLSDHYSLPIVAIHAPTLLITQRVWGSDPWPKLDRACEVATQVGAGTVVVHPPFRWQRDYARGFEAGIRDLEERTGRRLAVENMFPWRARTREIQAYLPGWDPLGFDYDHVTLDLSHTATAGSDALAMAEALGERLAHVHLADGLGSAKDEHLVPGRGAQPCAELLERLAARDWAGNVVVEVSTRRLRTREEREADLAEALAFARLNLAATGAHG encoded by the coding sequence GTGGTGCGCGTGCCGGCGGCGAAGGTGTCGCTGTCGACCGCCTCCGCCTACCCGGAGTCCTGTGCCACGTCGTTCGAGATCGCCAGCAGGCTGGGCTACGACGGTGTCGAGATCATGGTGTGGACCGACCCCGTCAGCCAGGATCCGGCTGCGCTGCAACGACTCTCCGACCACTACAGCCTGCCGATCGTCGCCATCCACGCGCCCACGCTGCTCATCACCCAGCGAGTCTGGGGCAGCGACCCCTGGCCCAAGCTCGACCGCGCGTGCGAGGTGGCCACGCAGGTCGGCGCCGGCACCGTCGTCGTCCACCCGCCGTTCCGCTGGCAGCGCGACTACGCGCGCGGGTTCGAGGCCGGCATCCGCGATCTCGAGGAGCGCACGGGGCGCCGGCTCGCGGTCGAGAACATGTTCCCCTGGCGGGCGCGCACCCGGGAGATCCAGGCCTACCTGCCGGGCTGGGACCCCCTCGGGTTCGACTACGACCACGTCACCCTCGACCTCTCGCACACCGCGACGGCGGGGTCGGACGCGCTCGCGATGGCCGAGGCGCTCGGCGAGCGGCTCGCGCACGTGCACCTCGCCGACGGGCTCGGGTCGGCCAAGGACGAGCACCTCGTGCCGGGACGGGGAGCCCAGCCGTGCGCCGAGCTGCTCGAGCGCCTGGCGGCACGCGACTGGGCGGGCAACGTCGTCGTCGAGGTGTCGACCCGGCGGCTGCGCACGCGCGAGGAGCGCGAGGCCGACCTCGCGGAGGCGCTCGCCTTCGCGCGGCTGAACCTCGCGGCCACCGGGGCGCACGGGTGA
- the radA gene encoding DNA repair protein RadA → MAGPAARKSAPKMSYRCTECGWATSKWVGRCGECQAWGTVGEVGGVPVRTTTAGAVSAPAQPILDVDVAQAQVRPTGVGELDRVLGGGLVPGAVVLVAGEPGIGKSTLLLDVCGREGREGRRVLYVTGEESAAQVRMRAQRIEALARTLYLAAETDLAAVLGHIEQVQPDLVVIDSVQTIGSAEVDGAAGNVSQVREVAAALIATAKARGIATLLVGHVTKDGSIAGPRVLEHLVDVVVQFEGERHSRLRLVRAVKNRYGPTDEVGCFDLSDTGIVGLPDPSGLFLSPGGTEREAVPGTCVTVTLEGRRPLLAEVQALVAPSVGQPRRATSGIDGSRVAMLTAVLERRARLRIGSADIYVSTVGGVRVTEPATDLAVALALAGAANDRALVPGTVAFGEVGLAGELRPVGGVPRRLAEAARLGFRAAIVPQGAVGSATIPDGMKVIEIPDLASAVRSAMLRAV, encoded by the coding sequence ATGGCTGGTCCCGCCGCGCGCAAGAGCGCCCCGAAGATGTCCTACCGCTGCACCGAGTGCGGCTGGGCGACATCCAAGTGGGTCGGCCGCTGCGGTGAGTGCCAGGCCTGGGGCACCGTCGGCGAGGTGGGCGGCGTGCCCGTGCGCACCACCACCGCGGGAGCGGTCTCAGCGCCCGCCCAGCCGATCCTCGACGTCGACGTCGCCCAGGCGCAGGTGCGCCCTACCGGCGTGGGTGAGCTCGACCGCGTCCTCGGCGGCGGCCTCGTGCCCGGCGCCGTCGTGCTGGTCGCCGGTGAGCCCGGCATCGGCAAGTCGACCCTGCTGCTCGACGTGTGCGGCCGAGAAGGGCGTGAGGGCAGGCGCGTGCTCTACGTCACCGGCGAGGAGTCGGCGGCCCAGGTGCGCATGCGCGCCCAGCGCATCGAGGCGCTCGCGCGCACCCTCTACCTCGCGGCCGAGACCGACCTCGCCGCGGTGCTCGGCCACATCGAGCAGGTGCAGCCCGATCTCGTGGTCATCGACTCGGTGCAGACCATCGGCTCGGCGGAGGTCGACGGCGCAGCCGGCAACGTGTCGCAGGTGCGCGAGGTCGCGGCGGCCCTGATCGCCACCGCGAAGGCCCGCGGTATCGCGACGCTGCTCGTGGGCCACGTGACCAAGGACGGCTCGATCGCCGGCCCGCGCGTGCTCGAGCACCTCGTCGACGTCGTCGTGCAGTTCGAGGGCGAGCGGCACTCCCGTCTGCGCCTGGTGCGCGCGGTGAAGAACCGGTACGGGCCCACCGACGAGGTCGGCTGCTTCGACCTGTCCGACACCGGCATCGTCGGGCTGCCCGACCCGTCCGGCCTGTTCCTGTCACCTGGCGGCACCGAGCGCGAGGCCGTGCCCGGCACCTGCGTCACGGTGACCCTCGAGGGACGCCGACCGCTGCTGGCCGAGGTGCAGGCGCTGGTGGCCCCGAGTGTCGGCCAGCCGCGCCGCGCGACCTCCGGCATCGACGGCAGCCGGGTCGCCATGCTCACGGCCGTGCTCGAGCGACGCGCCCGGCTGCGCATCGGTTCGGCCGACATCTACGTCTCGACCGTCGGCGGCGTGCGCGTCACCGAGCCCGCCACCGACCTGGCCGTGGCCCTGGCCCTCGCGGGGGCGGCCAACGACCGCGCACTGGTCCCGGGCACCGTCGCGTTCGGCGAGGTGGGGCTCGCCGGTGAGCTGCGCCCAGTGGGCGGTGTGCCCCGCCGGCTGGCCGAGGCCGCCCGGCTGGGGTTTCGCGCCGCGATCGTGCCGCAGGGCGCCGTCGGCTCGGCCACCATTCCCGACGGCATGAAGGTCATCGAGATCCCCGACCTCGCGAGCGCCGTCCGCTCGGCCATGCTGCGGGCCGTCTGA
- a CDS encoding ATP-binding cassette domain-containing protein, with translation MNEHTTRVVAVESLRREFVLRRSTGRLRRERHVVTAVDDITFAIEAGESVGYIGANGAGKSTTIKMLTGILVPTSGRVTTCGLDPVRRRRELARHVGVVFGQRSQLWWDLPLHESFRVLAAIHGIADGEWQRRRDELVERLELAAFLEQPVRQLSLGQRMRGEVAAALLHRPRLVVLDEPTIGLDVLSKERLRVFLREQRAEHGTTLLLTTHDMGDIERLCERVLVVDQGRLAYDGSLPGLVGRVGAERVLVVDLAEPWAPLDDVPGTRLVGTEADGLRQRLAFTPQSTTAAAVLAEVSRRVEVRDLSVEEPDIEDVVRRLYLTQQPTQQPTQQPTQQPTQQPGTASNR, from the coding sequence ATGAACGAGCACACCACCCGCGTCGTCGCCGTCGAGTCGCTGCGCCGCGAGTTCGTGCTGCGTCGCTCGACCGGCCGGCTGCGGCGCGAACGGCACGTGGTGACGGCGGTGGACGACATCACCTTCGCCATCGAGGCCGGTGAGTCGGTGGGCTACATCGGCGCCAACGGCGCGGGCAAGTCCACGACGATCAAGATGCTCACGGGCATCCTCGTGCCGACGTCGGGCCGGGTGACGACGTGCGGCCTGGACCCCGTGCGCCGACGCCGCGAGCTCGCCCGGCACGTGGGCGTCGTCTTCGGGCAGCGCAGCCAGCTGTGGTGGGACCTGCCGCTGCACGAGTCGTTCCGGGTGCTCGCCGCGATCCACGGCATCGCGGACGGCGAGTGGCAGCGTCGACGCGACGAGCTGGTCGAGCGCCTGGAGCTCGCCGCGTTCCTGGAGCAGCCCGTGCGCCAGCTGAGCCTCGGCCAGCGCATGCGCGGCGAGGTGGCCGCGGCGCTCCTGCACCGCCCCCGGCTCGTCGTGCTCGACGAGCCGACGATCGGCCTCGACGTGCTGAGCAAGGAGCGGCTGCGGGTGTTCCTGCGCGAGCAGCGCGCGGAGCACGGGACGACCCTGCTGCTCACGACCCACGACATGGGCGACATCGAGCGGCTCTGCGAGCGCGTGCTCGTCGTCGACCAGGGGCGGCTCGCCTACGACGGCAGCCTGCCGGGCCTGGTGGGGCGGGTCGGCGCCGAGCGCGTGCTGGTCGTCGACCTCGCCGAGCCGTGGGCGCCGCTCGACGACGTGCCGGGCACGCGCCTGGTGGGAACCGAGGCCGACGGTCTGCGCCAGCGCCTCGCCTTCACCCCGCAGAGCACTACTGCTGCAGCGGTTCTGGCCGAGGTGAGCCGCCGGGTTGAGGTGCGCGACCTGTCGGTGGAGGAGCCCGACATCGAGGACGTCGTGCGCCGGCTCTACCTCACTCAGCAGCCGACTCAGCAGCCGACTCAGCAGCCGACTCAGCAGCCGACTCAGCAGCCGGGCACGGCCTCGAACCGGTAG
- a CDS encoding TetR family transcriptional regulator, with protein MSRSPEPRRRGRRPAGSDARADILAAARTEFAAQGYDATSLRGVARRAGVDPALVHHYFDDKATLFATAQDLPVSPASAADALLNGPVEELGERIVRFFLATWDAPEGRERIVALLRSASSHEDAARTLREFLAREIFGRVVVALGAEDPELRGSLVATQLLGLAMARYVLRMPAVAEAPADELVAWIAPSVQRYLTA; from the coding sequence GTGAGCCGCAGCCCCGAGCCGCGACGGCGGGGGCGCCGTCCTGCCGGGTCGGACGCGCGAGCCGACATCCTGGCCGCGGCGCGCACGGAGTTCGCGGCCCAGGGGTACGACGCCACCAGCCTGCGCGGTGTCGCCCGGCGCGCGGGCGTCGACCCGGCTCTGGTGCACCACTACTTCGACGACAAGGCGACGCTGTTCGCGACCGCGCAGGACCTGCCGGTGAGTCCGGCGTCCGCGGCTGACGCGCTGCTGAACGGACCGGTCGAGGAGCTCGGTGAGCGGATCGTGCGGTTCTTCCTCGCCACCTGGGACGCCCCTGAGGGGCGCGAGCGCATCGTGGCGCTGCTGCGCTCGGCCAGCAGCCACGAGGACGCCGCCCGCACCCTGCGCGAGTTCCTCGCGCGCGAGATCTTCGGGCGCGTCGTCGTCGCGCTGGGCGCTGAGGATCCCGAGCTGCGCGGGTCGCTCGTGGCCACCCAGCTCCTGGGGCTGGCCATGGCCCGCTACGTCCTGCGCATGCCCGCGGTGGCCGAGGCGCCGGCCGACGAGCTCGTCGCGTGGATCGCGCCGTCCGTGCAGCGGTACCTCACGGCCTGA
- a CDS encoding ABC transporter ATP-binding protein, translating into MNEAAIEIRGLRVTRGHRRVIDGLDLTVPSGQVVGLLGPSGSGKTTLMRSVVGVQRVDAGSITVLGRPAGHRDLRHQVGYVTQAPSVYEDLTIAENLEYFRRVLGAPASDVARVIDEAGLNSHHDALVSRLSGGQHSRVSLAAALLGSPRLLVLDEPTVGLDPVLRRDLWDLFARIAARGATLLVSSHVMDEATRCDRLVLMRDGVVLADDTHDALLRRTGTPDVEAAFLSLVEGVRA; encoded by the coding sequence ATGAATGAAGCGGCGATCGAGATCCGCGGGCTGCGGGTGACCCGGGGGCACCGGCGGGTCATCGACGGGCTCGACCTCACGGTGCCCAGCGGTCAGGTGGTGGGACTGCTCGGCCCGAGCGGCTCGGGCAAGACCACGCTCATGCGTTCGGTCGTCGGGGTGCAGCGCGTGGACGCCGGCTCGATCACGGTGCTCGGACGCCCCGCCGGCCATCGCGACCTGCGCCACCAGGTCGGCTACGTCACGCAGGCGCCGAGTGTCTACGAGGACCTCACCATCGCCGAGAACCTCGAGTACTTCCGCCGGGTGCTGGGCGCCCCCGCGTCCGACGTCGCGCGGGTGATCGACGAGGCCGGCCTGAACTCCCACCACGACGCCCTGGTCTCGCGGCTGTCGGGTGGCCAGCACTCACGCGTATCCCTCGCGGCCGCGTTGCTCGGCAGCCCTCGCCTGCTGGTGCTCGACGAGCCGACGGTCGGCCTCGACCCGGTGCTGCGGCGCGACCTGTGGGACCTGTTCGCCCGCATCGCGGCTCGCGGCGCGACGCTGCTCGTGTCGAGCCACGTCATGGACGAGGCCACCCGCTGCGACCGCCTCGTGCTCATGCGGGACGGCGTCGTGCTGGCCGACGACACCCATGACGCCCTGCTGCGGCGCACCGGCACCCCGGACGTCGAAGCCGCGTTCCTGTCTCTGGTGGAGGGAGTGCGGGCATGA
- a CDS encoding ABC transporter permease has product MSAQHPLRAYRALLGSRVRAQASYRASFALDLLGSVGVGLLEAAEIYVIFHNVDALGGLGIGPALLVFALANLSFSLAGVVVGHLDELPTYLRAGTLDAMLLRPLPVLAQLVTSDVSLRRLGRAAVAVVVLVIALPLAVDQWTASAVAMLLLAPLTGAVIFGSLFVAAAGVQFWLIEGYELTNAFTYGSSYVSAYPASVLHVAVRSFFTFVVPAAFTAYLPTLVITGHPGPPGLPAWLGWFTPLAAVLTAAAGLACWRAGIRHYTGAGG; this is encoded by the coding sequence GTGTCGGCGCAGCACCCCCTGCGGGCCTACCGCGCGCTGTTGGGGTCACGTGTGCGCGCGCAGGCGAGCTACCGCGCGAGCTTCGCTCTCGACCTGCTCGGCTCCGTCGGCGTCGGGCTGCTGGAGGCGGCGGAGATCTACGTGATCTTCCACAACGTCGACGCCCTCGGCGGGCTGGGCATCGGCCCGGCACTGCTCGTCTTCGCCCTGGCCAACCTGTCCTTCTCGCTGGCGGGCGTCGTCGTCGGTCACCTCGACGAGCTGCCGACGTACCTGCGCGCCGGCACGCTCGACGCGATGCTGCTGCGACCGCTCCCGGTGCTGGCCCAGCTGGTGACCAGCGACGTGTCGCTGCGCCGGCTGGGTCGGGCTGCGGTCGCCGTGGTGGTGCTCGTGATCGCCCTGCCGCTCGCCGTCGACCAGTGGACAGCGAGCGCGGTCGCGATGTTGCTGCTCGCGCCGCTCACCGGCGCGGTGATCTTCGGCTCGCTGTTCGTGGCGGCCGCAGGGGTGCAGTTCTGGCTCATCGAGGGCTACGAGCTCACCAACGCGTTCACGTACGGTTCGTCGTACGTCTCGGCGTATCCCGCGAGCGTGCTGCACGTGGCGGTGCGCAGCTTCTTCACCTTCGTCGTCCCCGCCGCCTTCACGGCGTACCTGCCGACGCTCGTGATCACCGGGCATCCCGGACCCCCGGGGCTGCCGGCCTGGCTCGGGTGGTTCACCCCGCTGGCCGCGGTGCTGACAGCGGCCGCAGGACTGGCCTGCTGGCGAGCCGGCATCAGGCACTACACGGGAGCAGGCGGATGA